ATGGGCGTGAACTCGCTTTCCTTTCCGCGTGATGCGCGGAAACAGGCCGGTCCGGCATATCCTTTTGGATATCGCTTGGAGACGGCCGGCGAGTCGTGCAGCCTGACGGTGTTGCGGGCAATGACGCGGCGTTCCGCTGCGCTCGTTGCTCACCGTTACCCTTCCCCTCGCGGGCGCTGCGGCTCATCCCCTGACCGCACGCCCGCTTCTTTTCTTTCAGAGCATGGCGCATCGGCGTTTGGTTTTGCCAAGCGCAGAGCAGATTTGCGCGCGACCGCCAGCCTGTCGTTGCGTCAACGTAGTGGCCGATCGGCAGGCTTGCGCAGCGCCGCGCACCCGGATCGGCGGGCAGGCGCCCACGCCGGGACAAAAGCGAAAGATGTATGGAACCTTTACCAATTCCGTGGCGTTGAGGAGCGACTTCAACTTACGGAACACAGGGAGTTTCCCACATGCAAAACGTTATTCGCATCGTCGCAGTCCTCGGGGTTTTTGGTGTCGCAGCCTGTGAGAACTCGGACCTTCCGCGCGCAGGCATCGGCGCTGGCGCAGGCTACCTCGTCGACCGCGCCACGGGTGGTGACGGCACCATCGGTGCTGCTGTCGGCGCGACCGCAGGCGTGGTCTGCGACGACGTCACCCCGCAGTACTGCAACTAATCACGCGCAGCGGCGCGGCGAGCTTCGCCGCGCGCTGACAGTAACGATTTCCAAGGCCGCCGGAGCGTCTCGCTCCGGTGGCCTTTTTGCTGCGCCGTCGCCCGTTTCGACGCCAGCCAACATCCCCGCCAACACCCCCGATACTCTGTCAGCCGCGCCCCGGACCTGCGGCCAAAAAACGCGCCAAAAAACGCTACGAAAGGGAGAGACATGTTCGACAAGATCCTGATCGCCAACCGCGGTGAGATCGCCTGCCGGGTCATCAAGACCGCGCGCAAGATGGGCATCCAGACCGTGGCGGTCTATTCGGACGCCGACAAACACGCGCTGCACGTGGAAATGGCGGATGAGGCGGTGCACATCGGCCCGCCGCAGGCCAACCAGTCCTACATCGTGATCGACAAGATCATGGGCGCGATCCAGCAGACCGGCGCGCAGGCGGTGCATCCGGGCTATGGCTTCCTGTCGGAAAACCCCAAGTTCGCCGAGGCGCTCGAAGCCGCTGGCGTTGCCTTCATCGGCCCGCCCAAGGGCGCGATCGAAGCGATGGGCGACAAGATCACCTCGAAGAAGATCGCCCAAGAGGCCGGTGTCTCGACTGTGCCCGGCTATATGGGGCTGATCGAAGATGCCGAGGAGGCGGTGAAGATTTCGGGCGAGATCGGCTACCCGGTGATGATCAAGGCCTCGGCTGGCGGCGGCGGCAAGGGCATGCGCATCGCATGGACCGACGAGGAGGCGCGCGAGGGCTTCCAGTCGTCCAAGAACGAGGCGGCCAATTCCTTCGGCGACGACCGGATCTTTATCGAGAAATTCGTCACCCAGCCGCGCCACATCGAGATTCAGGTGCTCTGCGACGCGCATGGGGGCGGCATCTACCTCAACGAGCGTGAATGCTCGATCCAGCGCCGCAACCAGAAGGTCGTCGAAGAGGCCCCGAGCCCCTTCCTCGATCCCGAGACCCGCAAGGCGATGGGCGAGCAGGCGGTCGCTCTGGCCAAGGCGGTGGGCTACACCAGCGCCGGTACGGTGGAATTCATCGTCGATGGCGAAAAGAACTTCTACTTCCTCGAGATGAACACCCGCCTGCAGGTGGAACACCCGGTGACCGAGCTGATCACCGGCGTCGATCTGGTCGAGCAGATGATCCGCGTCGCCAATGGCGAGCCGCTGTCGATCACCCAGGACGATGTGAAGATCGACGGCTGGGCGATCGAGAACCGCCTTTATGCCGAGGATCCCTATCGCGGATTCCTGCCCTCCATTGGGCGCCTCACCCGCTACCGTCCGCCCGCCGAGGGCGAGTTGCATGGCGGCATCGTGCGCAACGACACCGGCGTCTACGAGGGCGGCGAGATCTCGATGTATTACGACCCGATGATCGCCAAGCTCTGCACATGGGCGCCGACCCGCGAGCAGGCCATCGAGGTCATGCGCAACGCGCTCGACAGTTTCGAGGTCGAGGGCATCGGGCACAACCTGCCGTTCCTTGCCGCCGTCATGGACCACGAGCGTTTTATCTCGGGCAATATCACCACCGCTTTCATCGCCGAGGAATATCCCGACGGTTTCGAAGGGGTGACGCTGGCCGAACCCGCGCTGCGCGACGTGGCCGCCGCCTGCGCCGCGATGAACCGGGTGGCCGAGATCCGGCGCACCCGTATCTCCGGCACACTCGACAACCACGAGCGCAAGGTGGGCGATCACTGGAACGTCACGCTGCAGGGCGAAAGCTTCGATCTGGTGCTGAGCGCCGACAAGGACGGCACCTCGGTCGAGTTTGCCGACGGCGCGACGCTGCGGGTCACCGGCACATGGACCCCGGGGCAGGCGCTGGCGCATATGCAGGTGGACGGCAAGCCGCTGGTGCTGAAGGTCGGCAAGATCCCCGGCGGGTTCCACATCCGCAGCCGCGGCGCCGATCTGAAGGTCAATGTGCGCACCCCGCGGCAGGCCGAACTTGCGCGGCTGATGCCCGAGAAACTGCCGCCCGACACCTCGAAGATGCTGCTCTGCCCGATGCCGGGTCTCATCGTGAAGGTGAACGTGGCCGAAGGTGACGAGGTTCAGGAAGGTCAGGCGCTCTGCACCGTCGAGGCGATGAAGATGGAGAACATCCTGCGGGCCGAGCGCAAGGGCACCGTCAAGAAGGTCAACGCCGGGCCGGGCGACAGTCTGGCGGTGGACGACGTGATCATGGAGTTCGAATGAGCCCATGGTCCGCGCGCCGCGCATAAGGCTCCAAGGCGGGGGCCTCGGCTCCCGCTACTGCCGCAGCGCGTCGCGGCGGTCGCGCACCTCTTGCTGGCGCAGCGGCTGCTTGTCGATGGAGCGGGTGATCTCGCGCACATCCCACGGGCTGGGTTTGCGCAGGATGACCGAACCGTCCTTGGCCAGCAGCATGATCATGAAGCCGCGCGGGCGCATCGCCCGGCGGATCGGGCTGCGCGTGGCGGGGTCGGTATCGGTGATCACCACGACGTCGCGATCGGTCAGCGCATCGAGCCGCTCGGTGATCAGCTGGATCTGCTGCACGTATCGCGGATCGCTCGGGTTGTCGGCAAAGACCAGAAGCGGGCGCTTGAGCCAGAGAAACTCGTCGAGCGTCGACTCGCCTGCGGGGCGGATCGGCTCGTCGATGCTGGGCGTCTCGGCGCCCTGTGCCGCCCCGAATCCCGCGGCGAGGGTTAGAAATCCAAGCAGGGCGAGGGCGATACGTCGGTTCATACTTCAAAATATAGGCAAAGCTCCGGCGGCTGCACAGGGCTTGCCGCGCGGGCTGACAAAAAATTTAGGCACGGCCTGCGCCAAATGGCGTCTCGGCGCTGCCGGATGATCACGAACGGAGGATGCCGCGCAGGTCGGGACCGCCCGCCTGCAGGCTGCTAGGAGAGAGGACGAGAGGATGACGGCCAAGAAGGACGACTGGCGCCAGCTCGCGGAGAAGGAACTGCGGGGGCGCCCGCTCGATGACCTGACGTGGCACACGCTCGAGGGGATCGACGTGCAGCCGCTCTATACCGCCGAGGACACGGCGGATCTGCCGCATATGGGCACGCTGCCGGGCTTTGGGCCCTTCACCCGCGGGGTGAAGGCGACGATGTACGCGGGCCGTCCGTGGACCATCCGGCAGTACGCCGGGTTCTCCACCGCCGAAGACTCCAACGCCTTTTACCGCAAGGCGCTGGCGGCGGGGCAGCAGGGCGTTTCAGTGGCCTTCGATCTGGCCACCCACCGCGGCTATGACAGCGACCACGAGCGCGTCGTCGGCGATGTCGGCAAGGCGGGCGTGGCGATCGACAGCGTCGAGGACATGAAGATCCTTTTCGACGGTATCCCGCTCGACAAGATCTCCGTATCGATGACCATGAACGGCGCGGTGATCCCGATCCTCGCCAGTTTCATCGTCGTGGGCGAAGAGCAGGGGCATGATCGCGCGGTGCTGTCGGGGACCATCCAGAACGACATTCTCAAGGAGTTCATGGTCCGCAACACCTACATCTACCCGCCCGAGCCTTCGATGCGGATCATCTCGGACATTATCGAATACACCTCCAACGAGATGCCGAAATTCAACTCGATCTCGATCTCCGGCTACCACATGCAGGAGGCCGGGGCGAACCTCGTGCAGGAGCTGGCCTACACGCTGGCCGACGGGCGCGAATACGTGCGCGCGGCGATCGAGGCGGGCATGGATGTCGACAAATTCGCCGGGCGGCTGTCGTTCTTCTTCGCCATCGGCATGAACTTCTTCATGGAGGCGGCCAAGCTGCGCGCGGCGCGCACGCTCTGGCACCGCATCATGACCGAGTTCGGCGCCAAGTCCGACCGCTCGAAGATGCTGCGCACCCACTGCCAGACCTCGGGTGTGAGCCTGCAGGAGCAGGACCCCTACAACAACGTCATCCGCACCGCCTATGAGGCGATGAGCGCGGTGCTCGGTGGCACCCAGTCGCTGCACACAAACGCGCTTGACGAGGCAATTGCGCTGCCCACCGAGTTCTCGGCCCGGATCGCGCGCAACACCCAGCTCATCCTGCAGGAAGAGACCGGGGTGACCAATGTGGTCGACCCGCTGGCGGGGTCTTACTACGTGGAAAGCCTCACCAACGAGCTGATCGAGAAGGCATGGGCGCTGATCGAAGAGGTCGAGGAGATGGGCGGCATGACCAAGGCCGTTGCCTCGGGCATGCCCAAGTTGCGGATCGAAGAGACTGCGGCGCGCCGTCAGGCGCAGATCGACCGCGGCGAAGAGGTGATCGTCGGCGTCAATAAATACCGCAAGGACAAGGAAGACCCGATCGACATCCTCGATATCGACAACGCCAAAGTCCGCGAGAGCCAGATCGCGCGGCTGGAAAAGGTGCGGTCGAGCCGGGATCAAGCGGCCTGTGACGCGGCGTTGGCCGAGCTCACCCGCCGTGCGCAAGAGGGCGGCAACCTGCTGGAAGCCGCGGTCGAAGCCGCCCGTGCTCGGGCCTCTGTCGGAGAGATTTCCATGGCCATGGAAAAGGAATTCGGGCGCCATCGCGCCGAGGTGAAAACCCTCGCCGGTGTCTATGGCGCCGCCTATGAAGGCGACGAGGGCTTTGCCCAGATCCAGAAGGACGTCGAGAGCTTCGCCGAGGCCGAAGGCCGCCGCCCGCGGATGCTGGTGGTCAAGATGGGCCAGGACGGTCACGACCGCGGCGCCAAGGTCATCGCCACCGCCTTTGCCGACATCGGCTTTGACGTCGACGTCGGCCCGCTGTTCCAGACGCCCGCCGAAGCGGCGCAGGACGCCATCGACAACGACGTGCATATCGTCGGCATCTCGTCGCAGGCCGCCGGGCACAAGACGCTCGCGCCGCAACTGGTCGAGGAGCTGAAGGCGCAGGGCGCAGGGGATATCATCGTGATCTGCGGCGGGGTGATCCCGCATCAGGATTACGAGTTCCTCTACAAGGCCGGGGTCAAGGCGATCTTTGGGCCGGGCACCAATATCCCGGCTGCCGCCAAAGAGATCCTCGGTCTCATCGGCACGCCGCGCGCCGCCGAGTAAGCCGCACGCCCCAGTTCGTGCCGCTGGCTTAGATCAGCGGCACGAAGGGCACGCCGCAGGCGGCAAGGCCGAGGGTGGCGATCAGCATCACGGTCAGGGTGCGGATTTTCATGGGCGTGCTCCTTGCCTCGTGGCGGCCGGTTCCGTTGCCCGCCGCCTTTGCCGGGCAGACTATGTGCTGCCGCCGCATCGGGCCAGCGCTGCGCGACATTTTCTTGTGCCCGCGTGTCCATTTCCCGATTGCACCCCCCTTCGCCACGGCTAACGTGGTGCGGGTGCAACAGGAGCGGAGGGACGATGCTCGAGCTTGATCATGTGGCGGTGCTTGGGGAGACGCTGGCAGAGGCTGTGAGCCATGCCGAAAGCGCCTTGGGACTGCCGCTTTCGCCGGGCGGGGCGCATCCCGATTTCGGCACGCATAACTTCCTGCTCGGGCTGGAAAACGACCTATATCTCGAGGCCATCGCCGTCGATCCTTCGGCGCCCGATCCCGGGCGTCCGCGCTGGTTCGGGCTCGATGGGTTCACAGGGCCCGCGCGGCTCGACAAATGGGTGTGCCGGGTGCCGGATCTGGATGCGGCGCTGAAGGTGCTTCCCATGGCAGGGGAGGCTGTGGCAGTCACCCGCGGCGCGCTCAGCTGGAAGATCTCGGTGCCGCGCGACGGGCTGCTGCCCTTTGACGGCATGTTCCCGGCGCTGATCGAATGGGTCAGCCCGGTGCCCCCGGGCGTGTCGCTTGCGGGGGCGGGCATCCGACTCGACCGGCTGACCGTGGCGCATCCGCAGGCGGACGCGTTGCAGGCGCTGCTCGCACCGCATCTGAACGTGCCGCTGGCCGAGTTCGAGGTCGAGGCCAAGCCCGCCCTGCGCGGCAGTTTCGTCACCGTCTCGGGCTCGCGGGTGCTGCAATGATCATCCGCGCCGCCAACAGTGAGGACGCCGCCGCCATCACGGCGATCTGGAACCCGATCATCGACGACAGCGCCGCTACCTTTACCAACCTGCGCAAAACGCCCGAGGGCCTGCAGGCCGACATCGCGGCGCGCGGTCCGGCTTTCCTCGTGGCCGAGGAAGACGGGCTGCTGCTGGGCTTTGCCACCTTCTTTCCGTTTCGCGGCGGGCCGGGCTATGCCCAAACCAAGGAGCACACGGTGATCCTCGGCCCGGCGGCGCGCGGGCGCGGCGTGGGACGGGCGCTGATGACCGCCCTGATCGAAGAGGCGCGCGGGCAGGGGGTACATTCGCTGTTTGCCGGGGTCTCGGGCGAGAATGACGCGGGCGTCGCCTTCCATGCGGCGCTGGGCTTTCGCGAGGTCGCCCGGCTGCCGGAAGTGGGGTTCAAGTTCGGACGCTGGATGGATCTGGTGCTGATGCAGAAATTCCTGTGACCGCTTTCGGTGAGGCCCGGCCTCACCCGGTTCTGACAGAAAATTTAGCCGACTTCTCATTGTCGCACTGACAGTTGCCGCGTTGCCGCGTAAACTGCGGAAATGTCGATTTGGTCGCGCATCTCTGAAGCACTCGCCGCCCTTGCCAAGGGCGAGGGGCTTACCGCTGTCTTCGAGAAACTTCGCCAGCCGCCCGAACGCAGCGTCGCCTTCACCATCGCGGTCATCGCGCTGTCGGCAAAGATGGCCAAGGCCGACGGGCAGGTCACGCGCAATGAGGTCGCCGCCTTCCGCGAGATCTTTACCATCGCCCCCGAGGATGAGGCGGCGGCGGCACGTGTGTTCAACCTCGCGCGGCAGGACGTCGCGGGCTTTGAGGAATATGCCCGCCGCATCCGCCGCATGTTCGACAGCAACGCGGAGCAACTGTCGGATCTGATGGAAGGGCTGTTCTACATCGCGCTGGCCGATGGCGACTACCACACCGCCGAGAACGCCTTCCTCGAACGGGTGGCCGAGATTTTTGGCATTTCCGACAATGCCTTCCGGGCGCTGCGGGCGCGCTTTGTGCCCGATGCCGTTCCCGATCCTTTCACTGTGCTCGGGGTCAGCCCCGACATGCCCATCGCCGACATTCGCAAGCAATGGCGCAAGCTGGTCCGCGAGAGCCACCCCGATGTGATGTGCGCCCGTGGCCTGCCCGAAGAGGCGATCAAGCTTTCGGAAAAGCGCCTGATCGACATCAACCGGGCTTGGGAAGAGATCTCGGCCCGCGAACAGGTCTGATCCGATGCGGCTCGCCACCTACAATGTGGAGTGGTTCGACGACCTCTTCAGCAAGCGGGGCGAGCTTCTGATCGACGACCATTGGTCGGGGCGGCGCGATGTCACCCGCGCGCAGCAGGCCGAGGCGCTGGGGATGGTGTTCACCGCGATGGATGCCGACGCGGTGATGATCATCGAAGCCCCCGACACCGGCATCCGCCGCGACACGCGGCGCGCGCTGCACAGTTTCGCCGAAGCCTTCGATCTGCGCGCCCGCGAGGTTCTGGTGGGCTTCGTCAACGACACGCAGCAAGAGATCGCGCTGCTTTATGACCCGGATGTGCTGACCGCGCGCCATGTGCCCGGGCACAGCGCAGACGCACCGCGCTTCGACGGCACGGCGCAGATCGACCTCGGCATCGGCGACGGGGAAGAGGCGGTGATCTTCTCCAAGCCGCCGCTCGAGGTCGAACTGACCGTGGCGGGCGGGCGTAGCCTCCGCCTTCTCGGGGCGCATTTGAAATCCAAGGCCCCGCATGGCGCGCAGGGCGCGGCCGAGGTCAGACGCCTCGCCATCGCCAACCGCCGCAAGCAACTGGCACAGGCGATCTGGCTGCGCCGCCGGGTCGACGCGCTCTTGCAGGACGGCGAGAGCGTGGTGGTTCTTGGCGATCTCAACGACGGTCCCGGCGTCGATGAATACGAGAATGTCTTTGGCCGAAGCTCGGTCGAGGTGATCCTAGGCGACGGCGAGACCGCGCTCTATGATCCACACGCCAGCGAGGCGCTGCGCGGCAAGCTCACGCCCCAGCCGACCACCGCGCGTTTCTATATCGAGCCGGAAAAGCGCTACCTGCAGGCGCTGCTCGACTACATCATGGTCTCGCAGGATCTGCGCGAGGTGGCGCAGGGCTGGCGCATCTGGCACCCGTTCGAAGACGCCCGCTGCTGGCAGGCGCCGGACCTCTGCAGTGCGCTGCTGGCGGCCTCGGATCACTTCCCGGTCACGCTGGATCTCGCCATCTGAGCGGCCCATCCGGCTGCAGGGACAGGCTTTCTCTACCCCGACTCAGCCCGCCGCCCTATATTGCGTGGCATGAGACGCATGTTTCCCCTCGCCCTCGCGGCCAGCCTCGCCGGTGCCTCTCTGGTGCCTCTCGCAACTTCCGTGCTGGCGCAGCAGGAGGCGCAGCCCGACACCGAACCGCTGATCGAGGATGAAACCCCGGAGGAGGGGCGCAGCCTGATGGAGCGCGGCGCCGATATGTTCCTACGCGGGCTGCGCGATGAGATCGATCCCACTGTGCAGGATCTCAAGCGGCTCGCCGAACGCATGGGGCCGGCGCTGCAGAGCTTCGTCGAAGAGATGGGGCCGGCCATGGCCGAACTGTCGGACAAGGTCGAGGACTGGACGCTCTATGAGTCGCCCGAGATGCTGCCCAATGGCGATATCCTGATCCGCCGCCGCGAAAAGCTCGATCCCGACGCGATGCCCGAAGACGCCCCCGATCTGCCCGAGCCCGGCCCCGGCGGCGAGGTCGAACTCTGAACTGAAAGCTGAGGCTCAGATCAGCGCCCGCGGCTCCTCGCCGTCGATCTCCAAAAGCAAGGCCTTGGCCGACAGCGCCTTGGCCAGCGAGTTCAGCCGCGCCTCGGCCACCTCGCCATAAAGCGGCGCCGCGTCGCGGGTCAACTGCAGCCGCAGCTCGCGCGCCTCGGGGTCCCAGAGGAACTGCGCCCCGTCCTCGCGGGTGACATCCGACATCCACAGCATCGAGCCGAAGCGCATAGCCTTGCCGAGGATCTCGGCGGCCTGCGTGCGCTCCTTGTCGAGCAACGCATAGAAATCCTCGAACCGGGTGCCCTCGCGCTTGTTGCGGTAGCGGTGCAGCAGCGCAAGGCCAAGGAACACCCGCTCGGGGTGGTCGAGCCCGCCAAGGTTGGCACGGGTGGCATTGTCGAAACAGGTCTCGGCCCGATAGTCGGGATGCGCGCGCCAGCTGACGTCATGCAGCAGGCAGGCCGCCTTCACGATTCGCAGCTCAGCCTCGCTGGCCTCGGGGAAAAGCGGCAGCACGAAACGGTAGAGCTTCTTGCCAAAGCCCGGCAGCCGCGCATCCTTGGCCTCGGAAAAGCGGCAGGCTTCGATCAGCGGGTCGCGGTCGCGCAGCATCTGCGGCATCTGCTCGTATAGTAGCCCCTCGCGGATGCCATAGCTCGAGATGGCGATGGCGGTGGGCTCAAAGACCTTCAGCAATTCCTCCAGCACTTCGGCGGCAAAGGGCACAAGGCTCATGCGCGCAGAAGAAATGCCGCAAGCGCTGCGCAGCGCGTCGAGGTCTGCGCCTTCGATGAACTTCAGCGTCTCGCGCGCATTCTCGAGGGTCATCCGATATTCGT
This portion of the Salipiger sp. CCB-MM3 genome encodes:
- a CDS encoding acetyl-CoA carboxylase biotin carboxylase subunit, producing MFDKILIANRGEIACRVIKTARKMGIQTVAVYSDADKHALHVEMADEAVHIGPPQANQSYIVIDKIMGAIQQTGAQAVHPGYGFLSENPKFAEALEAAGVAFIGPPKGAIEAMGDKITSKKIAQEAGVSTVPGYMGLIEDAEEAVKISGEIGYPVMIKASAGGGGKGMRIAWTDEEAREGFQSSKNEAANSFGDDRIFIEKFVTQPRHIEIQVLCDAHGGGIYLNERECSIQRRNQKVVEEAPSPFLDPETRKAMGEQAVALAKAVGYTSAGTVEFIVDGEKNFYFLEMNTRLQVEHPVTELITGVDLVEQMIRVANGEPLSITQDDVKIDGWAIENRLYAEDPYRGFLPSIGRLTRYRPPAEGELHGGIVRNDTGVYEGGEISMYYDPMIAKLCTWAPTREQAIEVMRNALDSFEVEGIGHNLPFLAAVMDHERFISGNITTAFIAEEYPDGFEGVTLAEPALRDVAAACAAMNRVAEIRRTRISGTLDNHERKVGDHWNVTLQGESFDLVLSADKDGTSVEFADGATLRVTGTWTPGQALAHMQVDGKPLVLKVGKIPGGFHIRSRGADLKVNVRTPRQAELARLMPEKLPPDTSKMLLCPMPGLIVKVNVAEGDEVQEGQALCTVEAMKMENILRAERKGTVKKVNAGPGDSLAVDDVIMEFE
- a CDS encoding DUF4174 domain-containing protein, giving the protein MNRRIALALLGFLTLAAGFGAAQGAETPSIDEPIRPAGESTLDEFLWLKRPLLVFADNPSDPRYVQQIQLITERLDALTDRDVVVITDTDPATRSPIRRAMRPRGFMIMLLAKDGSVILRKPSPWDVREITRSIDKQPLRQQEVRDRRDALRQ
- the scpA gene encoding methylmalonyl-CoA mutase, which produces MTAKKDDWRQLAEKELRGRPLDDLTWHTLEGIDVQPLYTAEDTADLPHMGTLPGFGPFTRGVKATMYAGRPWTIRQYAGFSTAEDSNAFYRKALAAGQQGVSVAFDLATHRGYDSDHERVVGDVGKAGVAIDSVEDMKILFDGIPLDKISVSMTMNGAVIPILASFIVVGEEQGHDRAVLSGTIQNDILKEFMVRNTYIYPPEPSMRIISDIIEYTSNEMPKFNSISISGYHMQEAGANLVQELAYTLADGREYVRAAIEAGMDVDKFAGRLSFFFAIGMNFFMEAAKLRAARTLWHRIMTEFGAKSDRSKMLRTHCQTSGVSLQEQDPYNNVIRTAYEAMSAVLGGTQSLHTNALDEAIALPTEFSARIARNTQLILQEETGVTNVVDPLAGSYYVESLTNELIEKAWALIEEVEEMGGMTKAVASGMPKLRIEETAARRQAQIDRGEEVIVGVNKYRKDKEDPIDILDIDNAKVRESQIARLEKVRSSRDQAACDAALAELTRRAQEGGNLLEAAVEAARARASVGEISMAMEKEFGRHRAEVKTLAGVYGAAYEGDEGFAQIQKDVESFAEAEGRRPRMLVVKMGQDGHDRGAKVIATAFADIGFDVDVGPLFQTPAEAAQDAIDNDVHIVGISSQAAGHKTLAPQLVEELKAQGAGDIIVICGGVIPHQDYEFLYKAGVKAIFGPGTNIPAAAKEILGLIGTPRAAE
- a CDS encoding VOC family protein, whose amino-acid sequence is MLELDHVAVLGETLAEAVSHAESALGLPLSPGGAHPDFGTHNFLLGLENDLYLEAIAVDPSAPDPGRPRWFGLDGFTGPARLDKWVCRVPDLDAALKVLPMAGEAVAVTRGALSWKISVPRDGLLPFDGMFPALIEWVSPVPPGVSLAGAGIRLDRLTVAHPQADALQALLAPHLNVPLAEFEVEAKPALRGSFVTVSGSRVLQ
- a CDS encoding GNAT family N-acetyltransferase, whose protein sequence is MIIRAANSEDAAAITAIWNPIIDDSAATFTNLRKTPEGLQADIAARGPAFLVAEEDGLLLGFATFFPFRGGPGYAQTKEHTVILGPAARGRGVGRALMTALIEEARGQGVHSLFAGVSGENDAGVAFHAALGFREVARLPEVGFKFGRWMDLVLMQKFL
- a CDS encoding molecular chaperone DjiA, whose amino-acid sequence is MSIWSRISEALAALAKGEGLTAVFEKLRQPPERSVAFTIAVIALSAKMAKADGQVTRNEVAAFREIFTIAPEDEAAAARVFNLARQDVAGFEEYARRIRRMFDSNAEQLSDLMEGLFYIALADGDYHTAENAFLERVAEIFGISDNAFRALRARFVPDAVPDPFTVLGVSPDMPIADIRKQWRKLVRESHPDVMCARGLPEEAIKLSEKRLIDINRAWEEISAREQV
- a CDS encoding endonuclease/exonuclease/phosphatase family protein, translated to MRLATYNVEWFDDLFSKRGELLIDDHWSGRRDVTRAQQAEALGMVFTAMDADAVMIIEAPDTGIRRDTRRALHSFAEAFDLRAREVLVGFVNDTQQEIALLYDPDVLTARHVPGHSADAPRFDGTAQIDLGIGDGEEAVIFSKPPLEVELTVAGGRSLRLLGAHLKSKAPHGAQGAAEVRRLAIANRRKQLAQAIWLRRRVDALLQDGESVVVLGDLNDGPGVDEYENVFGRSSVEVILGDGETALYDPHASEALRGKLTPQPTTARFYIEPEKRYLQALLDYIMVSQDLREVAQGWRIWHPFEDARCWQAPDLCSALLAASDHFPVTLDLAI
- a CDS encoding Ppx/GppA family phosphatase gives rise to the protein MDGNGDSSQSDAGLFGKPLFDDPRARRLSRVGVVDIGSNSVRLVVFDGAARSPAYFYNEKIMCGLGAGMSETGRLNPEGKTRALAALQRFQTLARGMELPPLTAVATAAMRDAEDGPAFRAEIEQATGLKIWVIDGDEEARLSAQGVLLGWPGADGLVSDIGGSSMELAEVRGGHIGKRATSALGPLKFKDLKGGKKAREKYITKAIAELAERMGSAPMPLFLVGGSWRAIARIDMERLGYPLHVLHEYRMTLENARETLKFIEGADLDALRSACGISSARMSLVPFAAEVLEELLKVFEPTAIAISSYGIREGLLYEQMPQMLRDRDPLIEACRFSEAKDARLPGFGKKLYRFVLPLFPEASEAELRIVKAACLLHDVSWRAHPDYRAETCFDNATRANLGGLDHPERVFLGLALLHRYRNKREGTRFEDFYALLDKERTQAAEILGKAMRFGSMLWMSDVTREDGAQFLWDPEARELRLQLTRDAAPLYGEVAEARLNSLAKALSAKALLLEIDGEEPRALI